The following are from one region of the Deinococcota bacterium genome:
- a CDS encoding ABC transporter ATP-binding protein: protein MVFRGRGSETVALKDADLEVRDGEFISLIGPSGCGKTTLLRLIADLETPTSGELLVAGKTPRQARLAREYGYVFQAPVLYEWRTVLGNVMLPLEIMNFSRGERRERAARLLDMVGLGDFHRQYPWQLSGGMQQRVSIARALAFDPKLLLMDEPFGALDEITREAMNLELLRLWRETGKTVVFVTHSIAEAVFLSSRVVVMTPRPGKIETVVEVDLPYPRGVKTRESRRFFDLTTLVREALRRGHGDEGDL, encoded by the coding sequence ATGGTCTTTCGCGGCCGGGGCAGCGAGACGGTGGCCCTCAAAGACGCCGACCTCGAGGTCCGTGACGGCGAGTTCATCAGCCTGATCGGCCCCTCGGGTTGCGGCAAGACGACCTTGCTCAGGCTGATCGCCGACCTGGAGACGCCGACCTCGGGCGAGCTGCTGGTGGCCGGCAAGACGCCCCGGCAGGCACGGCTCGCGCGCGAGTACGGCTACGTCTTCCAGGCGCCGGTCCTCTACGAATGGCGCACGGTCTTGGGCAACGTGATGCTGCCTTTGGAGATCATGAACTTCTCCAGGGGCGAGCGCCGGGAGCGGGCGGCGCGGCTCCTGGACATGGTCGGCCTGGGGGACTTTCACCGCCAGTACCCCTGGCAGCTCTCGGGCGGGATGCAGCAGCGCGTGTCGATCGCCCGCGCCCTGGCCTTCGACCCCAAGCTGCTCCTCATGGACGAGCCCTTCGGCGCGCTCGACGAGATCACCCGCGAGGCGATGAACCTAGAACTCCTCAGGCTCTGGCGTGAAACCGGCAAGACCGTCGTCTTCGTCACCCACTCGATCGCCGAGGCGGTGTTCCTGTCGAGCCGCGTCGTGGTGATGACGCCGCGGCCGGGCAAGATCGAAACGGTCGTCGAGGTGGACCTGCCCTACCCCAGGGGCGTAAAGACGCGCGAGTCGAGGCGGTTTTTCGACCTCACCACCCTGGTGCGCGAGGCCCTGAGGCGCGGCCACGGCGACGAGGGAGATCTGTAA